Part of the Xenopus tropicalis strain Nigerian chromosome 3, UCB_Xtro_10.0, whole genome shotgun sequence genome, TTTCCATATGGCAGGACACAGACTGAGCTGGAATGCTTGTACCCTTTGCAAGTTTTGTCTGATTATCAGTCAGATATTGGTCTAATATACAGGGTTATAAGCAACCAACTCTGGCTAAGGGCTCAACTGGCAGCTTATATTGGGCCATGTATGGGCAGTGCTGCTGGGTCACACATTTGAACGGAAACATGGCCAAAGTGAAGTATAGGGGATAGCCATATTGGTTATTTAAGATAGTTGTGTTCATAGGTCCCTTTGGGAGATTTACAAACCGGTTGAAGCTTTGCTTCTAGCAGGAGGCAGCTGCATTGGGTACAGGGAGGCTGGAGGTTTAGGAACATGGTGCAATCTAGGGGAAACCTGACAAACTGCCCtgagttttgtttatttttaagatggccaaacacaggcagattttagctttGGATTCGGCTCCATCTGTCCAAGTCGGCAGTTTATCTGGTGTGTATGGGGAACTCCAAAAGGCCTACCCAGACAAAATGGGGCAGATAAAAACTGGATATCTGAGCAATGacagcattggcttgttgatgtgggtCTCGGCCGACAGCCTGTGTTTCTATCATTGTGATCCAATCGTTTGAcctcgtttcatacaatatttggtgcgtgtctGGTGGCTCGacaaggcaaccgatatcgcaaaaggctgtggatattggtcgATCGGcccggttaaaaaattttgattgggcaccattgaaggcgcctgagcaaaatctatgttcagggctgaatcggcagaaggaggtagaatttctattgtttctacctccatatctgagcGATTCAGCCCTGACTCTCAGTGGAGGGTGGAACGATCTTTCGTACGATGTGTATGGCCTTAAGGGCTGACTGGTCACTTGTAGCCCATCCCTGGTCTGTATCTTTAATAAGGTGGGGGTTTGTTAAACCTGATTTAGTGGTCTGTGATATCTTGATACAATCCAATCATAAAGGTTGAATGAAAATTAAAACCCTTGTGTTGGTGCTAGAGAAAGTAAGcctaataaatacatattggtgTAGCTGTTTCTGCCCCACACTGGCGCACTGAACAACAAAACCTAATTAATATCCAATCCCCCTAACTGCAAGTTGCCTTAGAACAGCTCTGCTTACACCACACAGGCAGTTAATGGCTGACCAAGGAAAGAGGCAATAACTCACCAGTGCTCCTCTCAGTACGTTGAGTCGGCTCTGGGGGACAGAACACTCCAAGCGCTCGAGTTCCGGAAACAAAGGAACCTCATTTGGAGTCTGAAGGAAACAGAATGCGACTTAATCCTTACCCCCCTATTCTTCCCACGCACAGCAATTCTGCAGCTTGAGAAACAAAGACCATTTCGCCGGCTCCCTAGAATCTGTGTTTACATTGTTTGCATCAGTCCCtgcgccagtggagcttacactctaaggtgcccacactagggtcagttttatcagaagccagttgACCTACCTGTTTGTTCTTGGAGTGTGGCAGGGACACACATGTATTTGGGGAGAACACgcaaactccatgcagatagtggtCTGGTTGAAATGGAACCTAGGAGCTCAGCACGGCATGATAAGCAGCTCTGTGACTGGCTAGTATGCAATCTGCCTCCCTGCGCAAGGCAAGCTCACTATGGGTGCCATTACCTCAGGGTACATGTCCTGGAGACTTTCAGCGTCCCTCTTCCCTCCTGGCCGGAGACCATAGGACCAATGCTGGGCATGACCAACGTGGGCAGAAAATAGAAGGACAAGGAGCAGAAGAGCATAGGTGGAAATGGCCTTCATCCTGCAGAGAGAAAGGGGTCTGTGTAACTGCTCAAAAGATTTATGGCACATGATGGCACCGTACTCCTCTGAGTAACAAAGTACCCTAGTACTGATATATCCTATAAAGTAGCATTGAATTCTCTTTGTGTTTATACAGCGATTAAAGTAGATACATTGGCCAACTGAGTACATATTACACAGTTTGGGGATTTACACAGGCGGCCACATAGCGTTCATCTATTGCCCTAACTTATAGGTCCGAATGGAAGCAGAAGGAGCTGCAGCCGATCTGACCACACCTGGTCCATGAAACGAGTAGATATCTGCAGC contains:
- the gnrh1 gene encoding progonadoliberin-1 precursor is translated as MKAISTYALLLLVLLFSAHVGHAQHWSYGLRPGGKRDAESLQDMYPETPNEVPLFPELERLECSVPQSRLNVLRGALMSWLDGENRKKI